Proteins co-encoded in one Malus sylvestris chromosome 7, drMalSylv7.2, whole genome shotgun sequence genomic window:
- the LOC126628228 gene encoding uncharacterized protein LOC126628228 — protein sequence MRMMEWSAASATNAYFDTLKLCNYYGRQCGSWKTQEPGSNEFVLALAAGMNAKLIVEVTSTVSPSTIALGAAAKQTGGKLVCILPEPVLDKSKKVIIDTGLKDSVEFKIDNPSELLLNYENIDFSLVDCKNDEYTRVLKLLDVNPRKSVVVANNLVGERKGLEGHLGVRGKRVPERSTKNSIGKGMEVTMIGKNTEVGKGNWRGGSKRRSGKSKWIVKVDEQSGEEHIFRVPG from the exons ATGAGGATGATGGAATGGTCTGCAGCATCTGCTACAAACGCTTATTTTGATACCCTAAAACTG TGCAATTACTATGGGAGACAATGTGGCTCATGGAAAACACAAGAGCCAGGCAGCAATGAATTTGTCTTAGCCTTGGCTGCCGGCATGAATGCCAAACTCATAGTCGAGGTGACCTCAACTGTTTCGCCATCTACAATAGCCTTAGGAGCTGCTGCAAAACAGACAGGAGGAAAACTGGTTTGCATTCTTCCCGAGccagtccttgataaatcaaAGAAAGTAATCATAGACACAGGCCTTAAAGACTCAGTCGAGTTCAAGATCGATAACCCTTCTGAGCTATTGTTGAATTATGAGAACATCGATTTCTCTCTGGTTGATTGCAAGAATGATGAGTACACAAGGGTGCTGAAGTTGCTAGATGTTAACCCTAGAAAATCAGTGGTTGTGGCTAATAACTTGGTTGGTGAAAGAAAAGGGCTGGAAGGGCATTTGGGAGTGAGGGGAAAGAGGGTTCCGGAGAGGTCTACGAAGAATTCCATAGGAAAAGGAATGGAGGTCACCATGATTGGGAAGAACACTGAGGTTGGTAAGGGAAATTGGCGTGGAGGAAGTAAGAGGAGGAGTGGTAAGAGTAAATGGATTGTTAAGGTTGATGAGCAGAGTGGTGAGGAACATATCTTTAGGGTGCCTGGCTAA